The DNA sequence ttctaaattctcAAACAAGAAAGCAAAGCAAAGCAAAGGTTAGGAAGATAGAGAGACGGCATGATTAAACACATATAAATAAACTCCAATGATCAACCCTTGTAGTCGGAGCATGGGAAGTCTGATCAAGAGCGAGACAAACACCATCAAAACTGAGATGGTAAACCTCAAAATCTCCGAACCATGTCCCAAAACCGATACCACTTGTTGCACGAAGCAAGAGCCATCGTCgtcatcctcatcctcatcgCTCAAGAAAACCCCCTCCTCGTCCGATTTCGACACCCATAATAGCTTAACCCCCGTGGCCAGCCTCAGCAGCCTCCTCAACCACCCGAATCTCAACGTGCCTCCTCTCAAATACGAAGAAATCCAATCCCCCGATTACTCCTTATGGGAGTCCATCTTCTCCGACCATGTAACCGACAATGACTTCATGATATGTTCACCCGTCCGAAACATGCTCTCTCCGCAGACTAATAACTACCCGGGCGTCTCGTCTCTAGGCCCGGGCAAGGGGAAGGGGCTGAGCCCTCTCCACCGCGTATTCAACTCGCCGAATAATCAGTTCATGCAGGTGGAGAGCCTCGCCTCGTTGGAGACGCTCTTGGATGACACCTACGATGCTGCTAAAGACGATGATTTTGTCGTCTTCTCTCCTATGAAGATAGCCGGCGGTGAGACCTCGGCTGATTGCTACGCTGGGCTGGACACGATGCCGGAGCTCTTGGACTGCCTCACGATGGATGATTCAGGAAGGTTTGTCGATCAGGAGGCGCCGGCCGTTCAAGACAACGGTGTTTATCAGGTGATGTTGTCGCAGCAGTTGCAGCAGGAGCGGCAGCGGGAGGAGGAGGACCGCCACCGCCACTTCCAGAGGCGGATCCAGCCGCCCAACGCACCTCTGCACAGATTGCATCACCAACAATCTGCTCCTGAGCAGATTCATCACCAGATTCCGAACGTGCACAATAACTTGATGGTGCCCCTTCCTGAACCTGAGCAGGTGACTCATTTAAGTTGTACTACCTCCTTATTAAGTGTcacatttacttttctgcatccattttgtaaaaatgatagtaataaatagttaaagtcaagaaatagtaaaataagagagataataaggTAGATAAGAGtcttctttacattattctctctcttactttactatttttccactttaatctattatcatttttacaaaacgagtgcagaaaagtaaatatgACAGTTAATGCGGGACAGAGGCAGTAATTTccattcaattactaccattttttaatgttttgatgGATTTCATAGGTcgattttgtttgatttgttattGTAGGAACAAGATAGTGGACTGCAATTGGTGCACCTTCTTTTAGCATGTGCCGAAGCCGTCTCGAAGGAGGACTACATGTTGGCACGGCGGTATCTCCACCACCTCAACCGCGTCGTCTCTGCCATTGGCGACTCTATGCAGCGTGTCGCCGCCTGTTTCACCGAAGCTCTCAGCGCAAGGCTCGCCGCAACTCTCACAAACAAACCTTCCACCTCAAACCTAGTACCTTTCAACCCTTTCCCTCCAAACAACCTAGAAATCCTCAAAATCTATCAAATCCTATACCAAGCCTGCCCCTACATCAAATTCGCCCACTTCACCGCCAACCAAGCAATCTTCGAGGCCTTCGAGTCCGAGGAGCGCGTCCACGTCATTGACCTCGACATCCTCCAGGGCTACCAGTGGCCTGCTTTCATGCAGGCCCTGGCGGCCAGGCCTGGAGGCGCACCCTTCCTTAGGATAACTGGGGTGGGCACGTCCCTCGAGGCAGTGAGAGAGACAGGTAGGTGTCTTACCGACcttgctctctctctccacgTGCCCTTCGAGTTCCACCCGGTTGGGGAGGAACTCGAGGACCTCAAACCCCACATGTTCAACCGAAGGGTCGGCGAGGCGCTGGCTGTGAACTCTGTCAACCGCCTCCACCGCGTCCCGGGCAACTGCCTTGGACCCCTGCTGACGATGATCCGGGACCAGGCTCCGAACATCGTCACCATAGTCGAGCAAGAAGCGAGCCACAACGGGCCATACTTCCTGGGCCGGTTTCTCGAGGCCCTCCATTACTACTCTGCAATTTTCGACTCGTTGGACGCAACGTTCCCGGCCGACTCTGCGCAGAGAGCGAAGGTGGAGCAACACATCTTCGCCCCGGAGATCGGGAACATCGTGGCTCACGAGGGGCCGGAGCGCGTGATGCGGCACGAGCGCCTCGAGAAGTGGAGGAAGACCATGGAAGGGAAGGGGTTTGAAGGGGTGGCGCTGAGCTCAAATGCAGTCACACAATCAAGGATTTTGCTAGGGTTGTATTCATGCGATGGGTATAGACTGACGGAGGATAAAGGGTGCTTGCTTCTAGGGTGGCAAGATAGGCATATTCTTGCTGCTTCTGCATGGCGGTGCTGATGCCATGCATG is a window from the Salvia hispanica cultivar TCC Black 2014 chromosome 1, UniMelb_Shisp_WGS_1.0, whole genome shotgun sequence genome containing:
- the LOC125198342 gene encoding GRAS family protein RAM1-like; its protein translation is MGSLIKSETNTIKTEMVNLKISEPCPKTDTTCCTKQEPSSSSSSSSLKKTPSSSDFDTHNSLTPVASLSSLLNHPNLNVPPLKYEEIQSPDYSLWESIFSDHVTDNDFMICSPVRNMLSPQTNNYPGVSSLGPGKGKGLSPLHRVFNSPNNQFMQVESLASLETLLDDTYDAAKDDDFVVFSPMKIAGGETSADCYAGLDTMPELLDCLTMDDSGRFVDQEAPAVQDNGVYQVMLSQQLQQERQREEEDRHRHFQRRIQPPNAPLHRLHHQQSAPEQIHHQIPNVHNNLMVPLPEPEQEQDSGLQLVHLLLACAEAVSKEDYMLARRYLHHLNRVVSAIGDSMQRVAACFTEALSARLAATLTNKPSTSNLVPFNPFPPNNLEILKIYQILYQACPYIKFAHFTANQAIFEAFESEERVHVIDLDILQGYQWPAFMQALAARPGGAPFLRITGVGTSLEAVRETGRCLTDLALSLHVPFEFHPVGEELEDLKPHMFNRRVGEALAVNSVNRLHRVPGNCLGPLLTMIRDQAPNIVTIVEQEASHNGPYFLGRFLEALHYYSAIFDSLDATFPADSAQRAKVEQHIFAPEIGNIVAHEGPERVMRHERLEKWRKTMEGKGFEGVALSSNAVTQSRILLGLYSCDGYRLTEDKGCLLLGWQDRHILAASAWRC